In the Sinorhizobium arboris LMG 14919 genome, one interval contains:
- the dnaA gene encoding chromosomal replication initiator protein DnaA, with product MRHDALFERVSARLKAQVGPDVFASWFGRLKLHSVSKSVVRLSVPTTFLKSWINNRYLDLITTLVQQEDSEILKVEILVRTATRGHRPASAEETVAAAAEAAPAAPSRRSVAAPSVAIATATVAATPSRPAQAPLFGSPLDQRYGFDSFVEGSSNRVALAAARTIAEAGAGAVRFNPLFIHSSVGLGKTHLLQAIALAALQSARAPRVVYLTAEYFMWRFATAIRDNDALSLKESLRNIDLLIIDDMQFLQGKSIQHEFCHLLNMLLDSAKQVVVAADRAPWELESLDSRVRSRLQGGVAIEMEGPDYEMRLEMLKRRLEAARQDDASLEIPLEILSHVARNVTASGRELEGAFNQLLFRRSFEPQLSIERVDELLGHLVNAGEPRRVRIEDIQRVVAKHYNVSRQELVSNRRTRVIVKPRQIAMYLSKTLTPRSFPEIGRRFGGRDHTTVLHAVRKIEELISADTKLSHEIELLKRLINE from the coding sequence ATGCGGCATGACGCACTGTTTGAGCGGGTAAGTGCGCGTTTGAAAGCTCAGGTCGGACCGGATGTCTTCGCAAGTTGGTTTGGACGCCTCAAGCTCCATTCAGTATCGAAAAGCGTCGTGCGCCTCTCGGTTCCGACGACGTTCCTGAAGTCCTGGATCAATAACCGATATCTCGATCTGATCACCACGCTCGTCCAGCAGGAAGACAGCGAAATACTGAAGGTGGAGATCCTTGTGCGAACCGCCACCCGCGGTCATCGCCCGGCGTCCGCTGAAGAGACGGTTGCTGCGGCAGCCGAAGCGGCACCCGCTGCTCCGTCCCGCCGTTCGGTGGCGGCTCCGTCGGTGGCGATTGCGACTGCGACGGTTGCGGCAACTCCGTCCAGGCCCGCCCAGGCACCGCTCTTCGGCTCGCCACTGGACCAGCGCTACGGTTTCGATAGCTTCGTAGAGGGTTCGTCGAACCGGGTAGCGCTCGCTGCGGCGCGTACCATTGCCGAGGCCGGCGCCGGCGCCGTGCGCTTCAATCCGCTCTTCATCCATTCGAGCGTTGGTCTCGGCAAGACGCATCTCCTGCAGGCGATCGCGCTCGCGGCCCTCCAGAGTGCCCGGGCACCGCGCGTCGTTTATCTGACGGCTGAATATTTCATGTGGCGTTTCGCAACGGCGATCCGCGACAATGACGCGCTGTCGCTGAAGGAATCGCTTCGCAACATCGACCTTCTCATTATCGACGACATGCAGTTCCTGCAGGGCAAGTCGATCCAGCACGAGTTCTGCCATCTCTTGAACATGCTGCTCGACTCCGCAAAGCAGGTGGTCGTCGCCGCGGATCGTGCACCGTGGGAGCTGGAATCGCTCGACAGCCGCGTTCGCTCGCGCCTCCAGGGAGGCGTTGCGATCGAGATGGAGGGGCCGGATTACGAGATGCGCCTGGAAATGCTGAAGCGCCGGCTCGAAGCAGCCCGCCAGGATGATGCCTCGCTCGAAATTCCGCTCGAAATCCTGAGCCATGTCGCCCGCAACGTGACGGCCAGCGGCCGCGAGCTGGAGGGCGCCTTCAATCAGCTTCTCTTCCGCCGCTCCTTCGAACCGCAGCTTTCGATCGAGCGCGTCGACGAACTGCTCGGCCATCTCGTCAATGCCGGCGAACCGCGCCGCGTCCGCATCGAGGATATCCAGCGCGTCGTCGCCAAGCACTATAACGTCTCGCGTCAGGAGCTGGTCTCGAACCGCCGCACCCGTGTGATCGTCAAGCCGCGCCAGATCGCCATGTATCTGTCGAAGACGCTGACGCCGCGGTCCTTCCCCGAGATCGGCCGCCGCTTTGGCGGACGCGACCATACGACGGTGCTCCATGCGGTGCGCAAGATCGAGGAACTGATTTCGGCCGACACCAAGCTCAGCCACGAGATCGAGCTTTTGAAGCGCCTGATCAACGAGTAG
- a CDS encoding YciI family protein has protein sequence MLYAVLCYNDESVTSAWSKEEDDRVMRDLSAVQRKYVEAGKLGPVARLVPTTAATTLRHSAGETIVIDGPFAETKEQLLGFYLIDCASLDEALDFARDLSNANPSTGSYEVRPLALYKPGELPS, from the coding sequence ATGCTTTATGCCGTGCTTTGCTACAACGATGAAAGCGTCACCAGTGCCTGGAGCAAGGAGGAGGACGACAGGGTCATGCGTGATCTGAGCGCCGTCCAACGCAAATATGTCGAAGCGGGCAAGCTGGGGCCGGTCGCACGCCTGGTGCCGACGACCGCGGCGACGACGCTGCGCCACAGCGCCGGCGAGACGATCGTCATCGACGGCCCCTTCGCCGAGACCAAGGAACAGCTGCTCGGCTTCTATCTGATCGATTGCGCCTCGCTTGACGAGGCGCTCGACTTCGCGCGCGATCTCAGCAACGCCAATCCGAGCACGGGCTCCTACGAGGTCCGGCCGCTCGCCCTTTATAAACCCGGTGAGCTGCCCTCATGA
- a CDS encoding RNA polymerase sigma factor codes for MTDTSWIDLALVSARPQAMGALLRYFRSLDLAEEAFQEACIRALKNWPRTGPPRDPAAWLIFVGRNSGIDKVRRQSRETALPPEELLSDLEDHESDLADRLDGAHYRDDILRLLFVCSNPVLPATQQIALALRIVSGLSVRQIARAFLVSEAAMEQRITRAKSRVAAAGVPFETPDAGDRAERLAAVATMIYLVFNEGYSAMNGPEGVSAELCDEAIRLSRLLLRLFPAEPEIMGLTALLLLQHSRARARFDAAGAVVLLEDQDRRLWNRPMITEALAMIDKAMRHRRPGAYQIQAAIAALHARADRPEQTDWEEIDLLYQALERLQPSPVVTLNRAVAVSKRQGPEAALAMVETLGERLSGYFYYHGLRGGLLKQLGRACEARTAFDQAIALATNAAEAAYIRTQLDHLAAAPATVAEEEKR; via the coding sequence ATGACCGACACATCCTGGATCGATCTGGCCCTGGTTTCCGCGCGTCCTCAGGCAATGGGTGCGCTGCTGCGCTATTTCCGCAGCCTCGACCTCGCGGAGGAAGCCTTCCAGGAGGCCTGCATCCGGGCGCTGAAGAACTGGCCCCGGACGGGCCCTCCGCGCGATCCGGCGGCGTGGCTGATCTTCGTCGGCCGCAACAGCGGCATCGACAAGGTGCGGCGGCAGTCGCGCGAGACGGCGCTGCCCCCGGAGGAACTTCTCTCCGATCTCGAGGACCACGAAAGCGACCTCGCCGATCGGCTGGACGGGGCACATTATCGGGACGACATCCTGCGGCTGCTCTTCGTCTGCTCCAACCCGGTGCTACCGGCGACCCAGCAGATCGCGCTTGCGCTGCGCATCGTCTCCGGCCTTTCCGTCAGGCAGATCGCCCGCGCCTTTCTCGTCAGCGAAGCGGCAATGGAGCAGCGCATCACCCGCGCCAAGAGCCGTGTCGCGGCCGCCGGCGTCCCCTTCGAGACCCCCGATGCCGGGGATCGCGCCGAGCGCCTCGCCGCGGTAGCGACGATGATCTACCTTGTGTTCAACGAAGGCTATTCGGCAATGAACGGTCCCGAGGGCGTCTCCGCCGAACTCTGCGACGAGGCGATCCGCCTCTCGCGGCTGCTGCTGCGGCTGTTTCCGGCCGAGCCGGAAATCATGGGCCTGACGGCGCTTCTGCTCCTTCAGCATTCGCGCGCCCGCGCACGTTTCGATGCCGCTGGCGCCGTCGTCCTGCTCGAAGATCAGGATCGGCGGCTCTGGAACCGGCCGATGATCACGGAGGCCCTGGCGATGATCGACAAAGCGATGCGCCATCGCCGTCCCGGGGCCTATCAGATCCAGGCCGCGATCGCGGCGCTGCACGCCCGTGCGGACCGCCCGGAGCAGACCGACTGGGAGGAGATCGACCTCCTGTATCAGGCGCTCGAGCGCCTGCAGCCCTCGCCCGTCGTCACGCTCAATCGCGCGGTCGCGGTCTCGAAACGCCAGGGGCCGGAGGCTGCGCTGGCGATGGTGGAGACGCTCGGAGAGAGGCTTTCCGGCTATTTCTACTATCATGGCCTGCGCGGCGGTCTGTTGAAGCAGCTCGGCCGGGCATGCGAGGCACGCACCGCCTTCGACCAGGCGATCGCGCTGGCCACCAACGCGGCCGAAGCAGCCTATATCCGCACGCAACTCGATCACCTCGCGGCCGCGCCGGCCACGGTCGCGGAAGAAGAAAAGCGATAA
- a CDS encoding SRPBCC family protein, producing MTAATDAQAAGERELVLSRLIDAPREKVYRAFTEAELLKQWFAPLPWTITEAELDVRAGGTNRFVMRSPEGELYPNQGVYLEVVPNEKIVVTDAFTEAWKPSEKPFMTAIMTFEDEDGKTRYTARALHWSVEDRDAHEKMGFHEGWGQCADQLASLVAKL from the coding sequence ATGACTGCAGCGACTGACGCCCAAGCCGCCGGCGAACGCGAGCTGGTTCTGAGCCGGCTGATCGATGCCCCGCGCGAGAAGGTCTATCGGGCCTTCACGGAAGCGGAGCTTCTGAAGCAGTGGTTCGCCCCCCTGCCGTGGACGATCACGGAAGCCGAGCTCGACGTCAGGGCGGGTGGCACCAACCGCTTCGTCATGCGCTCGCCGGAAGGGGAGCTCTATCCCAATCAGGGCGTCTATCTGGAAGTCGTGCCGAACGAGAAGATCGTCGTCACCGATGCCTTTACGGAAGCCTGGAAGCCGTCCGAGAAGCCGTTCATGACCGCGATCATGACCTTCGAGGACGAAGACGGCAAGACCCGCTATACGGCCCGCGCCCTCCATTGGAGCGTCGAGGATCGCGATGCGCACGAGAAGATGGGCTTCCACGAGGGCTGGGGCCAATGCGCCGACCAGCTTGCTTCGCTCGTTGCGAAACTCTGA
- a CDS encoding nuclear transport factor 2 family protein — protein sequence MTTTESGSAAVAEIKEIIADWAEALRRKDAARVLAHGTQGCLVFSLAPPLKASDADARGLDEWFSTWKGPLGFALEDLDVSVSGDVAFATALTHLSGEKHDGQKAALWYRLTLGLRRTDAGWKIAHQHESVPFYMDGSFKAAIDLEPRSEVDWQAPSHPPMAGVIAYLNVENADATAAFYGRAFGAKEEDRKYAEDGKRLIHCHLTINGGALMLNDPFPEFGYPWKPPEGFVLHLVVEDADFWWKRAVEAGAEVTMPLEIAFWGDYYGQLRDPFGVTWAIVAPVRKGG from the coding sequence ATGACCACGACCGAGAGCGGAAGTGCGGCCGTCGCGGAGATCAAGGAGATAATCGCGGACTGGGCGGAGGCGCTGCGCCGGAAGGATGCCGCCCGCGTCCTCGCCCATGGCACGCAGGGTTGCCTCGTGTTTTCCCTGGCACCGCCCCTGAAGGCTTCCGACGCAGATGCCCGAGGCCTTGATGAGTGGTTCTCCACCTGGAAAGGGCCGCTCGGCTTCGCCCTTGAGGATCTCGACGTTTCGGTGAGCGGCGACGTTGCCTTCGCCACGGCGCTGACGCATCTCTCCGGCGAGAAGCACGACGGCCAGAAGGCGGCCCTCTGGTATCGCCTGACCTTGGGCCTGAGGCGCACCGACGCGGGATGGAAGATCGCCCATCAACACGAATCCGTTCCCTTCTACATGGACGGAAGCTTCAAGGCGGCGATCGATCTCGAGCCTCGATCCGAAGTCGACTGGCAAGCGCCGTCGCATCCGCCCATGGCCGGCGTGATCGCCTACCTGAACGTGGAGAACGCAGATGCGACGGCGGCCTTCTACGGCCGCGCTTTCGGCGCCAAGGAGGAGGATCGCAAATATGCGGAGGACGGCAAGCGCCTCATCCACTGCCACCTGACGATCAATGGCGGCGCATTGATGCTGAACGATCCCTTCCCGGAATTCGGCTATCCCTGGAAGCCGCCGGAAGGCTTCGTGCTGCATCTCGTCGTGGAGGACGCGGATTTCTGGTGGAAGCGGGCGGTGGAGGCCGGCGCGGAGGTGACGATGCCGCTGGAGATCGCCTTCTGGGGCGACTATTACGGCCAGTTGCGCGATCCGTTCGGAGTTACCTGGGCGATCGTCGCGCCGGTAAGGAAAGGCGGTTGA
- the hemW gene encoding radical SAM family heme chaperone HemW, whose product MQMAPLSAIGDGMEPGFGVYVHWPFCAAKCPYCDFNSHVRHQPVDQPRFVAAFLREMASVRAMSGPRTVTSIFMGGGTPSLMDPQTVGAILDGIARHWHVPDGVEITMEANPSSVEATRFRGYREAGVNRVSLGVQALNDRDLKFLGRLHNVENALKAVRLAREIFPRMSFDLIYARPNQTVEEWERELREAVSYAVDHLSLYQLTIEEGTPFYGLHKAGKLVVPDGEQSAVLYEATQEITAAIGMPAYEVSNHARPGAESRHNLTYWRYGDYAGIGPGAHGRLAIGSGKIATATERNPEAWLQLVEERGEGMIERDLLDFEAQADELLLMGLRLREGVDLARWQTLSGRDPDPAREEFLIEHGFIERIGNSRLRCTPAGMLILDAVVADLAC is encoded by the coding sequence ATGCAGATGGCCCCGCTTTCAGCGATCGGTGACGGCATGGAACCCGGTTTCGGGGTCTATGTGCACTGGCCGTTCTGCGCGGCGAAATGCCCCTATTGCGACTTCAATAGCCATGTGCGCCACCAGCCGGTGGATCAGCCCCGCTTCGTCGCCGCTTTCCTGAGGGAAATGGCGTCGGTGCGCGCCATGTCCGGTCCGAGAACCGTCACCAGCATATTCATGGGCGGCGGCACCCCGTCGCTGATGGACCCTCAGACCGTGGGGGCGATCCTCGACGGTATCGCCCGGCATTGGCACGTGCCTGACGGCGTCGAGATTACCATGGAGGCGAACCCTTCGAGCGTCGAGGCAACACGCTTCCGCGGCTATCGGGAGGCCGGCGTCAACCGAGTCTCGCTCGGCGTTCAGGCGCTGAACGACCGCGACCTCAAATTCCTCGGGCGCCTGCACAATGTCGAAAACGCGTTGAAGGCCGTCCGGCTCGCGCGCGAGATTTTTCCGCGGATGTCGTTCGACCTGATTTATGCGCGGCCGAACCAGACGGTGGAGGAATGGGAGCGCGAGTTGCGGGAGGCGGTCTCCTACGCCGTTGATCATCTGTCGCTCTACCAGCTGACCATCGAGGAAGGGACACCGTTCTACGGTCTGCACAAGGCAGGGAAACTCGTCGTCCCGGACGGCGAGCAGTCGGCAGTGCTTTACGAGGCCACGCAGGAGATCACCGCGGCGATCGGCATGCCGGCCTATGAGGTCTCCAACCATGCCCGGCCCGGGGCCGAGAGCCGCCACAACCTCACCTATTGGCGCTACGGCGACTATGCGGGCATCGGCCCCGGCGCCCACGGACGGCTGGCGATCGGGTCAGGCAAGATCGCGACCGCAACCGAGCGTAATCCGGAAGCATGGCTGCAACTCGTCGAAGAGCGCGGTGAAGGCATGATCGAGCGGGACCTGCTCGATTTCGAGGCTCAGGCCGATGAGCTTTTGCTGATGGGGCTGAGGCTGCGCGAAGGCGTCGATCTCGCACGCTGGCAAACCCTCTCGGGCCGCGATCCGGACCCGGCCCGGGAGGAGTTTCTGATCGAGCACGGCTTCATCGAGCGGATTGGCAATTCGCGGCTGCGCTGCACGCCTGCCGGAATGCTGATTCTCGACGCGGTGGTGGCCGACCTCGCGTGCTGA
- the rdgB gene encoding RdgB/HAM1 family non-canonical purine NTP pyrophosphatase, with the protein MRRLTDKTLVVASHNAGKIREIRDLIGPLGFEAKSAADLNFVEPEETGTTFEENATIKALASAKASGLPALSDDSGLAIDALGGAPGVYTANWAEREDGSRDFRMAMEKVEEALRGRGAVTPESRTAHFVSVLCLAWPDGHVELFRGEVEGYVVWPPRGTSGFGYDPVFQPKGYDATFGEMSAEEKHGWKPGDAEALSHRARAFKLFAETCLGA; encoded by the coding sequence ATGCGCAGACTGACTGACAAGACACTCGTGGTCGCGAGCCACAATGCCGGCAAGATTCGCGAGATTCGCGACCTCATCGGGCCGCTCGGTTTCGAGGCGAAATCGGCCGCCGACCTCAATTTCGTGGAACCGGAAGAGACCGGCACGACCTTTGAGGAGAACGCGACGATCAAGGCGCTCGCCTCGGCCAAGGCGTCCGGTCTGCCGGCGCTATCGGACGATTCCGGTCTTGCCATCGACGCGCTCGGCGGCGCCCCCGGCGTCTATACGGCCAACTGGGCCGAACGCGAGGACGGCAGCCGCGACTTCCGGATGGCCATGGAGAAGGTCGAAGAGGCGCTCCGCGGCAGGGGTGCCGTGACGCCCGAAAGCCGCACCGCACACTTCGTCTCCGTTCTCTGCCTTGCATGGCCGGACGGCCATGTGGAGCTCTTTCGCGGCGAGGTCGAGGGTTATGTCGTATGGCCCCCGCGCGGCACGAGCGGTTTCGGCTACGATCCGGTGTTCCAGCCCAAAGGCTACGACGCCACCTTCGGCGAAATGAGTGCGGAGGAGAAGCATGGCTGGAAGCCCGGCGATGCCGAGGCCCTGTCGCACCGCGCCCGCGCTTTCAAGCTGTTCGCCGAGACCTGCCTCGGCGCCTGA
- a CDS encoding VOC family protein, which produces MPTFEGILETALYADDLDRAEAFYGTVLGLERISRAGNRHVFFRCGEGVLLIFNPAETVKPPAPGALPVPAHGTKGNGHMCFRVAAEALDAWKADLEAAGVEIEADIRWPNGARSFYFRDPAGNSLECAEAGLWARDERGST; this is translated from the coding sequence TTGCCGACATTTGAAGGCATTCTTGAGACCGCGCTCTACGCGGACGATCTCGACCGTGCCGAGGCCTTTTACGGAACGGTCCTCGGCCTTGAAAGGATCTCGCGCGCCGGCAACCGCCATGTTTTCTTTCGCTGCGGTGAAGGCGTGCTACTGATCTTCAACCCGGCGGAGACGGTAAAGCCGCCGGCACCAGGCGCACTCCCGGTGCCCGCGCATGGGACGAAGGGCAACGGGCATATGTGCTTCCGGGTCGCCGCCGAGGCGCTGGACGCCTGGAAGGCCGATCTGGAGGCAGCCGGGGTCGAGATCGAAGCGGATATCCGGTGGCCGAACGGCGCCCGCTCCTTCTATTTCCGCGATCCGGCCGGCAACAGCCTGGAATGCGCGGAGGCGGGCCTCTGGGCCAGGGATGAACGCGGCAGCACCTGA
- the rph gene encoding ribonuclease PH — translation MRPSGRKTDQMRKVSFERSFSKHAEGSCLVRFGDTHVLCTASLEEKVPAWLRNGGKGWITAEYGMLPRATGERMRREAAAGKQSGRTQEIQRLIGRSLRAVVDLPALGERQISIDCDVIQADGGTRTASITGAWIALHDCLKWMEARNMVKLEKVLKDHVAAISCGIFANQPVIDLDYLEDSAAETDANFVMTGSGGLVEIQGTAEGKPFSEEEFANLMLLAKNGIAELIEMQKQAIAG, via the coding sequence ATGCGGCCATCCGGCAGAAAAACCGACCAAATGCGCAAGGTCTCGTTCGAGCGCAGTTTCTCCAAGCATGCGGAAGGATCCTGCCTCGTTCGCTTCGGTGACACGCATGTTCTTTGCACCGCAAGCCTGGAGGAAAAAGTTCCGGCATGGCTGCGCAACGGCGGCAAGGGCTGGATTACCGCAGAGTACGGCATGCTGCCGCGGGCGACCGGCGAGCGTATGAGGCGCGAGGCGGCGGCCGGCAAGCAGAGCGGCCGCACACAGGAGATCCAGCGGCTGATCGGCCGGTCGCTTAGAGCCGTCGTCGATCTGCCGGCGCTTGGCGAGCGCCAGATCTCGATCGACTGCGACGTGATCCAAGCCGACGGCGGCACGCGCACCGCCTCGATCACCGGTGCCTGGATCGCCCTCCACGACTGTCTGAAATGGATGGAGGCGCGCAATATGGTCAAGCTCGAGAAGGTGCTGAAAGACCATGTCGCCGCCATTTCCTGCGGTATCTTCGCCAATCAGCCGGTCATCGACCTCGATTATCTGGAAGACTCCGCTGCGGAGACGGATGCAAATTTCGTGATGACGGGCAGCGGCGGCCTGGTCGAGATCCAGGGAACCGCAGAGGGCAAGCCCTTCAGCGAGGAAGAATTCGCAAACCTGATGCTGCTGGCCAAGAACGGCATTGCCGAACTCATCGAAATGCAGAAGCAGGCGATCGCAGGCTAG
- the hrcA gene encoding heat-inducible transcriptional repressor HrcA, which produces MVLRNPGKKGIASALDERSGEIFRRIVESYLESGEPLGSRNLSRLLPISLSPASVRNVMSDLEDLGLIYSPHVSAGRLPTQTGLRFFVDAFMQVGNLSPEERASIERQVRPGNRDQSVENLLTEASQMLSGMSRGAGLVITTKSDPVLKHVEFIRLAPTKALAVLVGEHDQVENRIIELPAGITSAQLTEAANFVNAHLAGQTIPELRTQLEKVKETVRGELDALSQDLVERGLAIWSGSEGDGQPARLIVRGRANLLEGLEGTDDIERLRMLFDDLEKKDSLIEILNLAESGPGVRIFIGSENKLFSLSGSSLIVAPYRDSDDRIVGAVGVIGPTRLNYSRIVPMVDYTAQLMSRLSR; this is translated from the coding sequence ATGGTACTGCGCAACCCTGGAAAGAAGGGGATCGCATCGGCGCTGGACGAGCGCTCCGGCGAGATCTTCCGCCGCATTGTCGAGAGCTATCTGGAAAGCGGGGAGCCGCTCGGCTCGCGCAACCTCTCGCGGCTTCTGCCTATATCGCTGTCGCCTGCCTCGGTTCGCAACGTGATGAGCGACCTCGAGGATCTGGGCCTGATCTATTCCCCCCATGTCAGCGCCGGCCGGCTTCCGACGCAGACGGGTCTGCGCTTCTTCGTGGACGCCTTCATGCAGGTCGGCAATCTTTCGCCGGAGGAGCGCGCCTCCATCGAAAGGCAGGTGCGCCCGGGAAATCGGGACCAGTCGGTTGAAAACCTTCTTACCGAGGCGAGCCAGATGCTTTCCGGCATGTCGCGCGGCGCCGGTCTCGTCATCACCACCAAGAGTGATCCCGTCCTCAAGCATGTCGAGTTTATCCGGCTGGCGCCGACCAAGGCGCTGGCGGTGCTCGTCGGCGAACACGATCAGGTGGAGAACCGCATCATCGAGTTGCCGGCCGGCATCACCAGCGCCCAACTCACCGAAGCGGCGAACTTCGTCAACGCTCACCTTGCCGGGCAGACGATCCCCGAGCTGCGGACGCAGCTGGAAAAGGTCAAGGAGACGGTGCGCGGCGAGCTCGACGCGCTGTCTCAGGACTTGGTCGAGCGCGGACTGGCGATCTGGTCCGGAAGCGAGGGCGACGGTCAGCCGGCGCGGCTGATCGTCAGGGGTCGGGCCAACCTGCTCGAGGGATTGGAGGGGACCGACGACATCGAGCGGCTGCGTATGCTCTTCGATGACCTCGAAAAGAAGGACAGCCTGATCGAGATCCTCAACCTCGCTGAGAGCGGTCCGGGCGTACGCATCTTCATCGGCTCCGAAAACAAGCTGTTTTCGCTCTCCGGCTCGTCGTTGATCGTCGCACCCTATCGCGACAGCGACGACCGTATCGTCGGCGCGGTCGGTGTCATCGGACCGACCCGGCTCAATTATTCCCGCATCGTTCCCATGGTCGATTACACCGCCCAGCTCATGTCGCGGCTGTCGCGCTGA
- the grpE gene encoding nucleotide exchange factor GrpE: MTDETTKNGPEAAAPEEFETAAEPQAAEKPEADASAAPDPLELAKAENAELRDKYLRLAAEMDNLRRRTERDVKDAKSYSVAGFARDMLAVSDNLRRALDAIPADAREAGDAGLKALIEGVEMTERSMLAALERHGVKQLDPAGQKFDPNFHQAMFEVPNTEVPNNTVVQVVQAGYTIGERVLRPAMVGVAKGGPKAASAEGETPAA; encoded by the coding sequence ATGACCGACGAAACGACCAAGAACGGACCCGAGGCCGCGGCGCCCGAAGAATTCGAAACAGCCGCCGAGCCGCAAGCCGCGGAAAAGCCTGAGGCGGATGCTTCCGCCGCGCCGGATCCGCTCGAGCTCGCCAAAGCGGAGAACGCGGAATTGCGCGACAAATATCTTCGTCTCGCCGCGGAGATGGACAATCTGCGCCGGCGTACCGAGCGCGACGTGAAGGATGCGAAGTCCTATTCCGTGGCGGGTTTCGCACGCGACATGCTGGCGGTCTCCGACAACCTGCGCCGTGCGCTCGACGCGATTCCGGCCGACGCCAGAGAGGCGGGCGACGCCGGCCTGAAAGCACTCATCGAGGGCGTGGAAATGACCGAGCGGTCGATGCTCGCGGCGCTGGAACGCCATGGCGTGAAGCAGCTGGACCCTGCCGGTCAGAAATTCGATCCGAATTTCCATCAGGCCATGTTCGAGGTTCCGAACACGGAAGTTCCGAACAACACGGTCGTTCAGGTGGTCCAGGCGGGCTACACGATCGGCGAGCGCGTCCTGCGCCCGGCAATGGTCGGTGTTGCCAAGGGCGGCCCGAAAGCGGCCTCCGCCGAAGGTGAGACGCCTGCTGCCTGA
- the ptsN gene encoding PTS IIA-like nitrogen regulatory protein PtsN, with protein MALAGLLHQNAIIPAMRANSKKQLLQELAAKASKLTGLPEREIFDVILQRERLGSTGVGNGIAIPHGKLSNLPSIVGIFARLDAPVDFEALDDQPVDLVFLLLAPEGAGADHLKALSRIARVLRDHDMVTRIRASDSASAIYTLLSDDTTSHAA; from the coding sequence ATGGCATTGGCAGGCTTGCTGCATCAAAATGCGATCATCCCGGCCATGAGGGCCAACTCAAAGAAGCAACTCCTCCAGGAATTGGCGGCAAAAGCATCGAAACTCACCGGCCTGCCGGAGCGGGAAATCTTCGACGTCATCCTGCAGCGGGAGCGGCTCGGCTCAACCGGTGTGGGCAACGGCATCGCCATCCCACACGGCAAACTCAGCAATCTTCCGTCGATCGTCGGCATCTTTGCGCGGCTTGATGCGCCGGTCGATTTCGAGGCATTGGACGACCAGCCGGTCGACCTCGTCTTCCTGCTGCTTGCACCGGAAGGTGCCGGCGCCGACCACCTGAAGGCGCTGTCGCGCATTGCGCGCGTGCTGCGCGACCACGACATGGTAACGCGTATTCGAGCGAGCGACTCGGCGAGCGCGATCTACACGCTGCTCAGCGACGACACGACCTCGCACGCTGCCTGA
- the hpf gene encoding ribosome hibernation-promoting factor, HPF/YfiA family, with the protein MSVRVSGKHMEIGDSFRVRIGEQIEQAVTKYFDGGYSSQVTVEKSGSRFSADCKLHLDTGVVLQANGQANEPQAAFDAASERIEKRLRRYKRKLKDHHNGNGQNPTEVAYRVMDSVPFEDEEIPDDYAPTIVAETTKQLRTMSVANAVMALDMTDEPVLMFRSPGKDDLNIVYRRNDGNIGWIDAANIKA; encoded by the coding sequence ATGAGTGTGCGTGTATCCGGTAAACATATGGAAATCGGCGATTCGTTTCGCGTCCGCATCGGCGAACAGATCGAGCAGGCCGTAACCAAATATTTCGACGGAGGATATTCGAGCCAGGTCACTGTGGAAAAGTCAGGGTCGCGCTTCAGCGCCGACTGCAAGCTTCATCTCGACACGGGCGTGGTATTGCAGGCAAACGGCCAGGCGAACGAGCCGCAGGCGGCTTTCGACGCGGCTTCGGAGCGTATCGAGAAGCGGCTTCGCCGCTACAAGCGCAAGCTCAAAGACCACCACAACGGCAATGGACAGAATCCCACCGAGGTCGCCTATCGCGTGATGGACTCGGTTCCTTTCGAGGACGAGGAAATTCCCGACGACTATGCGCCCACGATTGTCGCCGAAACTACGAAACAGTTGAGAACCATGTCCGTCGCCAATGCCGTGATGGCCTTGGACATGACGGATGAGCCGGTGCTGATGTTCCGCAGCCCGGGCAAGGATGACCTGAACATCGTCTATCGGCGCAACGACGGAAATATTGGCTGGATCGATGCCGCCAATATCAAGGCATGA